The Acanthopagrus latus isolate v.2019 chromosome 6, fAcaLat1.1, whole genome shotgun sequence genome includes a region encoding these proteins:
- the LOC119020524 gene encoding leucine-rich repeat neuronal protein 1-like, with protein sequence MAPSSQLWPPLLWLCAGLLLSSPSPIRGKECPRLCVCEIRPWFTPQSTYKEATTVDCNDLRLTHIPINLSTDTQVLLLQSNAISHTSGELDVLFNLTELDLSQNNFSTVEAVGLSSMNHLTTLHLEENQITQLPDHCLGNLSNLQELYINHNQINSISPRAFAGLHSLLRLHLNSNKLHVIDSRWFEETPNLEILMIGENPVIGLLDMNFKPLGRLRSLVLAGMDLTDVPANAFVGLDNLESISFYDNKLVRIPQLSLQKVPNLKFLDLNKNPVHKIQEGDFRNMLHLKELGINNMMELVSIDRFALDNLPELTKLEATNNPKLSYVHRLAFRDMPSLESLMLNNNALTALYQHTVEMLPNLREISLHSNPLRCDCVIQWMSSNRTTVRFMEPLAMLCTSPSELKGQRVRGLRILESSEQCLPLISHNTFPSHLNLELGTSVSLDCRATAEPEPEIYWVTPLGTKITIDTVSERYHLSTEGTLRLFHVQVEDSGHYTCVAQNTEGADTQVATVRVNGTLLDSAQVMKIYVKQTESHSILVSWKVNSNVMSSNLKWASATMKIDNPHITYTARVPVDVHEYNLTHLQPATEYEVCLTVSNVHLQTHKSCVNVTTRSATFALDLSDQHPSAAVLAVMAAMLAFLSLATVGVYMARRWKRKNYHHSLKKYMLKTSSIPLNELYPPLINLWETDGEKDKDGSTEGKPSPVDTTRSYYMW encoded by the coding sequence ATGGCGCCCAGCTCGCAGCTTTGGCCTCCTCTGCTCTGGCTGTGCGCGGGATTGCTTCTTTCCTCTCCGTCGCCCATACGGGGCAAAGAATGTCCAcgtttgtgtgtctgcgagATCCGCCCTTGGTTCACCCCTCAGTCGACGTACAAGGAAGCTACCACGGTGGACTGCAATGACTTGAGGCTCACGCACATCCCCATTAACCTGTCCACGGACACTCAGGTGTTACTGCTCCAAAGTAATGCCATCTCTCACACCAGCGGAGAGCTGGACGTGCTGTTCAACTTGACAGAGTTGGATCTATCCCAGAACAACTTCAGCACTGTGGAAGCTGTGGGCCTCTCAAGCATGAACCATTTGACCACCCTGCATCTCGAGGAGAACCAGATCACCCAGCTGCCAGACCACTGCCTGGGAAACCTCTCCAATCTCCAGGAGCTTTACATCAACCACAACCAGATAAACTCCATCTCCCCTCGGGCATTTGCAGGCCTACACAGCCTGCTGCGACTTCATCTCAACTCCAACAAGCTCCATGTCATCGATAGCCGTTGGTTTGAAGAAACACCCAACCTCGAGATTCTAATGATCGGGGAGAACCCAGTTATCGGCCTCCTGGACATGAACTTTAAGCCTCTAGGAAGACTGAGGAGTTTGGTTCTGGCTGGCATGGACCTTACTGATGTTCCAGCAAATGCATTTGTAGGTTTGGACAACCTTGAAAGCATTTCTTTCTACGACAACAAACTGGTCAGAATTCCTCAACTATCCCTTCAAAAAGTTCCCAACCTGAAATTCttagatttaaacaaaaatccAGTTCATAAAATCCAGGAAGGAGATTTCCGGAACATGTTACACCTGAAGGAGCTGGGTATCAACAACATGATGGAGTTAGTGTCAATTGACCGCTTCGCTCTGGACAACCTACCAGAGCTGACAAAGCTGGAGGCGACCAACAACCCTAAACTGTCTTATGTGCACAGGTTGGCCTTTAGGGACATGCCCTCCTTGGAGAGCCTGATGCTTAACAATAATGCCCTCACTGCCCTTTACCAGCACACGGTGGAGATGCTGCCTAATCTGCGTGAGATCAGTCTGCATAGCAACCCATTGCGTTGTGACTGTGTCATTCAGTGGATGAGTTCCAACAGGACCACAGTGCGCTTCATGGAGCCGCTTGCCATGCTGTGCACCTCCCCGTCGGAGCTCAAAGGCCAGCGAGTTCGAGGGCTAAGGATTCTGGAGTCTTCAGAGCAATGCCTCCCGCTCATATCCCACAACACCTTCCCCAGTCACCTGAACCTCGAGCTGGGCACGAGTGTCAGCCTCGACTGCAGGGCCACGGCTGAACCCGAGCCTGAGATCTACTGGGTGACTCCTCTTGGGACAAAAATCACGATAGACACTGTTTCAGAGAGGTACCACTTGAGCACTGAGGGAACACTGCGGCTATTTCATGTTCAGGTGGAGGATTCTGGCCATTACACCTGCGTGGCCCAGAACACAGAAGGAGCTGACACACAGGTCGCCACTGTCCGTGTAAATGGCACCCTGCTAGACAGCGCGCAGGTGATGAAGATCTACGTCAAGCAGACTGAATCGCACTCGATCCTGGTTTCCTGGAAGGTCAATTCTAACGTCATGTCCTCCAACCTGAAGTGGGCCTCGGCCACCATGAAGATTGACAATCCGCACATCACCTACACAGCTCGTGTCCCCGTAGACGTTCACGAGTACAACCTCACACACCTTCAACCTGCCACTGAGTATGAGGTATGCCTTACAGTCTCCAATGTCCACTTGCAGACACACAAGTCTTGCGTGAACGTGACAACACGTAGCGCTACCTTTGCCCTTGACCTGTCTGACCAGCACCCGAGTGCAGCGGTGCTGGCCGTCATGGCGGCCATGCTGGCCTTCCTCAGCCTCGCCACTGTGGGTGTCTACATGGCCCGCAGATGGAAGAGGAAAAACTACCACCACTCCCTGAAGAAATACATGCTGAAGACTTCCTCCATCCCCCTGAACGAGCTTTACCCTCCGCTCATCAACCTGTGGGAGACCGATGGTGAGAAGGACAAAGATGGCAGCACAGAGGGAAAACCCTCCCCTGTCGACACCACACGTAGTTATTACATGTGGTGA